One Oscillospiraceae bacterium genomic region harbors:
- the neuC gene encoding UDP-N-acetylglucosamine 2-epimerase codes for MRTICVVTATRAEYGLLRPVVQKLAASSTLQLQLVATGAHLCPRLGETVREIEADGVPIAARLPIFVGDENEPVAVTIARTITVFDAYFSAHRPDAVLLLGDRFEIFAAAIAAATRHIPIAHISGGDVTLGAADEYYRHCITKMAAVHFPSCADSAARLVRMGEAPKTVFCVGGLGDENIRTLPKMSREELCNSTGFPLQQPFALVTYHPETSADAGSPAAQSEALCAAMEAVPGVYWLITGSNADAGGQICTARMQRFAAEHPDRAGFIQSLGLRRYLSAMQYAALVAGNSSSGVVETPTFKVPTVNIGQRQAGRAICANVLCCDAEEPVIEAALRRALSPEFAATAATAQSPYGGGDTSGKICTVLQNFDFSKPKMFYDGPVPEFDPQRSVLV; via the coding sequence ATGCGCACGATTTGTGTAGTGACCGCCACGCGGGCGGAATACGGTCTGCTGCGCCCTGTGGTGCAAAAGCTGGCGGCGTCCAGCACGCTGCAATTGCAGCTGGTGGCCACCGGCGCGCACCTCTGCCCGCGTTTGGGCGAGACAGTGCGGGAGATCGAAGCCGACGGCGTACCCATCGCGGCCCGCCTGCCGATTTTTGTGGGCGATGAGAACGAGCCGGTGGCCGTGACCATTGCCCGCACCATTACCGTGTTTGACGCATACTTTTCCGCCCACCGTCCCGATGCCGTGCTGCTGCTGGGCGACCGGTTTGAAATTTTCGCGGCAGCCATCGCTGCGGCGACCCGGCATATCCCCATCGCCCACATTTCGGGCGGGGATGTGACCCTTGGCGCGGCGGATGAATACTACCGCCACTGCATCACCAAAATGGCAGCGGTGCATTTCCCGTCCTGCGCTGATAGCGCCGCCCGGTTGGTCCGTATGGGCGAAGCTCCCAAAACGGTGTTTTGCGTGGGCGGCCTGGGCGACGAGAACATCCGCACTCTGCCCAAAATGAGCCGGGAAGAATTGTGCAACTCCACAGGCTTCCCGCTGCAGCAGCCCTTTGCGCTGGTGACCTACCACCCCGAGACTTCTGCCGATGCCGGCTCGCCTGCCGCCCAGAGTGAAGCCCTTTGCGCCGCTATGGAAGCCGTGCCCGGCGTCTACTGGCTCATCACCGGCTCTAACGCCGACGCAGGCGGGCAGATCTGCACGGCCCGCATGCAGCGCTTTGCCGCCGAACACCCCGACCGCGCCGGGTTCATCCAAAGCCTGGGATTGCGGCGGTACCTTTCGGCCATGCAGTACGCCGCGCTGGTGGCGGGCAATTCCTCCTCCGGCGTGGTGGAAACGCCGACCTTTAAGGTGCCCACCGTCAATATCGGCCAGCGCCAGGCGGGGCGCGCTATCTGCGCCAACGTTTTGTGCTGTGATGCCGAGGAACCGGTCATTGAAGCTGCCCTGCGCCGCGCGTTAAGCCCGGAGTTTGCCGCCACCGCCGCCACGGCCCAAAGCCCCTACGGCGGCGGGGACACCAGCGGCAAGATCTGCACCGTGCTGCAAAACTTTGATTTCTCAAAGCCTAAAATGTTTTATGACGGCCCAGTGCCGGAATTTGACCCCCAAAGGAGCGTTTTGGTATGA